The nucleotide window CGTATATATACCCGAAGCCAGTAGCTTGGGACTCACCGCACCGGTTACATTTGAGATTTCAAAAAAGGCCATAATCATACCCACAACGGTACCCAAAAAGCCCAGCATAGGGGCGGCTCCGGAGGCGGAAGCCAGAATGTTCAGGTTTTTTTCCAGTCGCGAAACTTCCAGCTGGCCCTGGTTCTGCATTGCATTTGATATATCGGAAATAGGACGGCCAATCCTGGCCAGACCCTTCTCAATCATCCGGGCCTCCGGCGAATCTATGGTTCTGCAGTAATCCATCGCGGTCTGTATTTTACCGTCCTGCACAAAATCCTTGATGTTTTCCAGAAAGTTAGGTGTCTGGCGCGAGGCACGTTTGATAAAAAAATATCTTTCCAGGAAAATGTAGAGCGCAAGGAGCCCGAGCAGGAAAATGGCAACCATGATGGAGTTTCCTATAATTCCTCCGCTGAACAGCACATCCCAAAGGGAAAAAACATGCGTTTCGGTAGT belongs to Chryseobacterium sp. and includes:
- a CDS encoding MotA/TolQ/ExbB proton channel family protein produces the protein MFLQTPTQIVNTTTETHVFSLWDVLFSGGIIGNSIMVAIFLLGLLALYIFLERYFFIKRASRQTPNFLENIKDFVQDGKIQTAMDYCRTIDSPEARMIEKGLARIGRPISDISNAMQNQGQLEVSRLEKNLNILASASGAAPMLGFLGTVVGMIMAFFEISNVTGAVSPKLLASGIYTAMATTAVGLFVGIPAYFFYNILVTNVDRLVLKIQTHVNEFLDALNKPL